A DNA window from Citrobacter tructae contains the following coding sequences:
- the flk gene encoding flagella biosynthesis regulator Flk, with protein MQPISGTPARPPGEGQNAPSVAGEQPLSTQQRTVLERLITRLISLTQQQSAEVWAGMKHDLGVKSDTPLQSRHFPAAEQNLNQRLGVAQQNHVNRQVLAQLTELLTQGNNRQAVSDFIRQQYGQTALSQLTPEQLKNVLTLLQQGQLSIPQPQQRPATARPLLPAEHNTLNQLVTKLAAATGESSKMIWQSMLELSGVKSGELIPAKQFTHLVTWLQARQTLSLQNAPTLQTLQAALKQPLEPNEFAAIKDYAQQTYQLQPQTVLTAVQVQDLLNQIFLRRAERERELSDPRHLQPIYSPFAPVIETVKSLSTRPGLLFVALMIVLAIFWLVV; from the coding sequence ATGCAGCCCATTTCTGGTACGCCCGCGCGCCCTCCCGGTGAAGGCCAAAATGCCCCTTCCGTTGCGGGCGAACAACCGCTATCCACGCAACAACGCACCGTGCTGGAACGACTGATTACTCGTCTGATTTCGCTTACCCAACAGCAAAGCGCCGAGGTGTGGGCCGGAATGAAGCACGATCTTGGCGTCAAGAGCGATACGCCGCTGCAGTCGCGTCACTTTCCTGCTGCAGAACAAAACCTGAACCAACGTCTGGGTGTTGCTCAGCAGAATCATGTCAATCGTCAAGTACTGGCGCAGCTCACTGAATTACTGACCCAGGGAAATAACCGCCAGGCGGTGAGCGATTTTATCCGTCAACAGTACGGACAAACGGCACTCAGCCAGCTCACGCCTGAACAGTTGAAGAATGTGCTGACGCTGCTGCAACAAGGGCAGCTTTCGATTCCTCAACCACAGCAACGTCCGGCAACCGCGCGTCCCTTGTTACCCGCCGAACACAATACGCTGAATCAACTGGTCACAAAGCTGGCGGCTGCCACCGGAGAATCCAGCAAAATGATCTGGCAGTCGATGCTGGAACTGTCCGGTGTAAAAAGCGGCGAGCTAATCCCCGCCAAACAGTTTACGCATCTGGTCACCTGGCTACAGGCGCGCCAGACGCTAAGCCTGCAAAATGCCCCGACCTTGCAAACGCTACAGGCGGCGCTCAAGCAACCGTTAGAGCCAAATGAATTTGCGGCCATCAAAGACTATGCCCAACAGACATATCAACTCCAACCGCAAACGGTTCTTACCGCAGTGCAAGTGCAGGATTTACTTAATCAAATCTTCCTGCGCCGCGCAGAGCGGGAGCGGGAATTAAGCGATCCGCGCCATCTTCAACCAATATATAGCCCGTTCGCGCCGGTAATTGAAACCGTCAAATCGCTGTCGACACGACCGGGATTGCTTTTTGTGGCGTTAATGATTGTTTTAGCCATTTTCTGGCTCGTTGTTTAG